In the genome of Pseudopipra pipra isolate bDixPip1 chromosome 4, bDixPip1.hap1, whole genome shotgun sequence, one region contains:
- the JCHAIN gene encoding immunoglobulin J chain — MKNSWLLCVALAVSLGIILVAGYPLEPQDEEYVLVNNKCQCVTMTSKIVPSKEDPDQEVLERHIRILVPLKARENISDPLSPPRTKFVYRISELCRNCSPVEVDLGGRIVQAQQGNFCDEPQTCYTYDREQCYSSPVPFLYQGEVKHVPAALTPTSCYAD; from the exons ATGAAGAACTCTTGGTTGCTGTGCGTGGCCTTGGCCGTCTCCTTGGGGATCATCCTTGTGGCAG GGTACCCGCTGGAGCCCCAGGATGAGGAGTATGTGCTGGTCAATAATAAGTGTCAGTGTGTGACAATGACCTCCAAGATCGTCCCCTCCAAAGAAGACCCTGATCAAGAAGTCCTGGAGAGACACATACGTATCCT AGTCCCTCTGAAGGCTCGAGAGAATATCTCTGACCCCTTGTCCCCTCCCAGAACCAAATTTGTCTACCGAATCTCTGAACT CTGCAGAAACTGCAGTCCTGTAGAGGTTGATCTGGGTGGGAGGATCGTCCAGGCCCAGCAGGGCAACTTCTGTGATGAACCCCAGACCTGCTACACCTATGACAGAGAGCAGTGCTACAGCTCCCCTGTGCCCTTCCTGTACCAAGGGGAGGTGAAACAtgtcccagcagctctgacaccGACATCCTGCTACGCTGATTAG
- the UTP3 gene encoding something about silencing protein 10, translated as MRTRRGTVLRPPAQSPEHDHGLDEAPGGSAGPEELADDVEQFHEAQFRAVMAALDSGEEAGDSGDEEEEEEVLGLQLPEEDSEEEEEEEEEKQGLDLFVDHSAEEDEDGDAEEDEDGKGEEEENEVEDEDGDLSMESDLEEKRPDTKLPHELSWGQRKQLYYDTDYGSDAQAKGKRSQQEIDAEEEEEEQEAQVIQRRLVQDLGEDDYGLDMIQDYLAEQRKTHDSTGQKIDKNLQALSKKEQLKLLKQESPELLQLMEDLEVKLMEIKDELHPLLQMVKDGTIPQGKGSRYLQTKYHLYLNYCANISFYLVLKSKRVPVHSHPIIERLVAYRNIINDLAVIDQKLSPQVRVLLRSYYDKKEERLRKENKFAVFLTMDGKKNKSKQASALANDQAAAASESSGESELDEEAALKYYKMMEEKLALKRKRPGDEDVLGEEAVSEAEDPSKKRGVTYQMIKNKGLTPKRRKIDRNPRVKHREKFRRAKIRRKGQVREVRRELHRYTGELSGIRAGVKKSRKLK; from the coding sequence ATGCGGACCCGGCGCGGCACCGTCCTGCGGCCGCCGGCACAGTCCCCCGAGCACGACCATGGGCTGGACGAGGCGCCCGGCGGCAGCGCCGGCCCCGAGGAGCTGGCGGACGACGTGGAGCAGTTCCACGAGGCGCAGTTCCGAGCCGTGATGGCAGCCCTGGACAGCGGCGAGGAGGCCGGGGATAGCGgcgacgaggaggaggaggaggaggtgctggggctgcagctgcccgAGGAGGACAgcgaggaggaagaagaggaggaggaggagaagcagggGCTGGATCTCTTCGTGGACCACAGcgcagaggaggatgaggatggagacgcggaggaagatgaggatgggaaaggtgaggaggaggaaaatgagGTTGAGGATGAAGATGGGGACTTGTCCATGGAAAGCGACTTGGAGGAGAAGCGACCGGACACCAAGCTCCCCCACGAGCTCTCCTGGGGCCAGCGGAAGCAGCTTTACTATGACACGGACTATGGGAGTGATGCCCAGGCCAAGGGCAAGCGGAGCCAGCAGGAGATCgatgctgaggaggaggaagaggagcaggaggctcAGGTGATCCAGAGGCGGTTAGTGCAGGACTTGGGGGAGGATGACTACGGGCTGGATATGATTCAGGACTACCTGGCTGAGCAGCGCAAAACCCACGATAGCACGGGGCAGAAGATTGACAAGAACCTGCAGGCCCTTTCCAAGAAGGAGCAGCTGAAGCTGCTGAAGCAGGAGTcccctgagctcctgcagctgaTGGAGGACTTGGAAGTGAAGCTGATGGAAATCAAGGATGAGCTGCACCCACTGCTGCAGATGGTCAAAGACGGCACTATCCCCCAAGGGAAGGGCAGTCGCTATTTGCAGACCAAGTATCATCTGTACCTGAACTACTGTGCTAATATCAGCTTCTATCTGGTTTTGAAGTCCAAGAGGGTGCCGGTTCATAGTCACCCCATCATCGAACGGCTGGTGGCTTACAGAAATATCATCAATGACCTTGCTGTCATAGACCAGAAGTTATCCCCACAGGTCCGTGTGCTTCTGAGGAGCTACTATGACAAGAAGGAAGAGAGGTTACGGAAGGAAAACAAGTTTGCTGTGTTTCTCACCATGGAtggcaagaaaaacaaatcaaaacaggCCTCTGCACTTGCTAATgaccaggctgctgctgcttctgagtCGTCGGGTGAGTCGGAGCTGGATGAGGAGGCTGCCCTAAAATACTACAAGATGATGGAGGAGAAGCTGGCACTCAAGAGGAAGAGACCTGGAGATGAAGACGTGCTTGGAGAAGAAGCGGTGTCGGAAGCAGAGGATCCCAGTAAAAAGAGGGGGGTGACCTACCAGATGATCAAGAACAAAGGCCTCACGCCCAAAAGGAGGAAGATCGATCGCAACCCCAGGGTGAAGCATCGGGAGAAGTTCCGTCGTGCCAAGATCCGCCGCAAGGGGCAGGTGCGGGAGGTGCGCAGGGAGCTGCACAGATACACCGGGGAGCTGTCCGGCATCCGCGCCGGCGTCAAGAAGAGCAGGAAGCTCAAGTGA